From a single Fulvivirga ulvae genomic region:
- the tsaD gene encoding tRNA (adenosine(37)-N6)-threonylcarbamoyltransferase complex transferase subunit TsaD, whose amino-acid sequence MKPTILAIESSCDETSAAIIKNGKVVNNIIATQSVHKKYGGVVPELASRAHQQNIVPVIKEAMDHAGITKHDLNAVAFTRGPGLLGALLVGTSFAKSMAMGLNIPLIEVNHMQAHILAHFIDDPKPRFPFLCLTVSGGHTQIVLVRDFLEMEVIGETQDDAVGEAFDKCAKLMDFPYPGGPLIDKYAKEGDPLAYEFPETEMQGLNFSFSGIKTAFLYFLRDNKAKDPEFVNKNVNNICASLQHSLVKMLMQKLKRASNESGIKEIAIAGGVSANSGLRTELTNLASEKGWNVYIPDFQYCTDNAGMIAMAAHYKYLTGHFSSLDVSPEARMKI is encoded by the coding sequence ATGAAGCCTACCATACTTGCCATAGAATCATCTTGCGATGAAACATCCGCTGCAATTATTAAAAATGGCAAAGTAGTCAATAATATAATTGCAACGCAATCAGTACACAAAAAATATGGAGGAGTAGTTCCCGAATTAGCTTCCAGAGCTCATCAACAAAATATTGTACCTGTTATAAAGGAGGCCATGGACCATGCCGGCATAACCAAACATGACCTGAATGCGGTGGCATTCACCCGTGGCCCCGGGTTGTTAGGGGCCTTGCTTGTAGGCACTTCGTTTGCCAAATCGATGGCCATGGGACTGAATATACCTCTAATTGAGGTCAACCATATGCAGGCCCATATATTGGCACATTTTATTGATGATCCTAAGCCAAGGTTCCCGTTTCTCTGTCTGACAGTTAGTGGTGGGCATACACAAATAGTTTTAGTGAGGGATTTTCTTGAAATGGAGGTGATTGGTGAGACGCAGGATGATGCCGTAGGAGAGGCATTTGATAAATGTGCCAAGCTCATGGATTTTCCTTATCCCGGAGGGCCGCTTATTGATAAATATGCTAAAGAGGGTGACCCGTTGGCCTATGAATTTCCCGAAACGGAGATGCAAGGACTTAATTTTTCTTTTAGTGGCATTAAAACCGCATTTCTTTATTTTTTAAGAGATAATAAAGCGAAAGACCCGGAATTTGTTAATAAAAACGTCAATAATATCTGTGCGAGCCTTCAGCACAGCCTGGTAAAGATGCTGATGCAGAAGTTAAAAAGAGCAAGCAATGAATCAGGAATTAAGGAAATAGCAATTGCCGGAGGTGTATCGGCCAACAGTGGTTTAAGAACTGAGCTTACAAACCTGGCCAGCGAAAAAGGTTGGAATGTATATATACCCGATTTTCAGTACTGTACTGATAATGCGGGGATGATTGCTATGGCGGCGCACTATAAATACCTCACGGGGCATTTCAGCTCGCTGGACGTTAGCCCGGAAGCGCGTATGAAAATCTGA
- a CDS encoding thioesterase family protein, with protein MKAIFKPGDKKKYTVRITKQDVAAFHNEVVHEVCSTFALAREIEWSTRLFVLEMKEEMEEGIGTRLEINHKGPAFVGETLSIEATVERIEKNELLCSYIARVGDRLVAEGVTGQKVLPKKKIKEIFEKAADV; from the coding sequence ATGAAAGCGATTTTTAAACCCGGGGATAAAAAAAAGTACACGGTCAGGATAACAAAACAGGATGTTGCTGCTTTTCATAATGAAGTAGTGCACGAGGTATGTTCAACTTTTGCCCTGGCCCGGGAGATAGAATGGTCTACCCGCCTTTTTGTGCTGGAGATGAAAGAGGAAATGGAGGAGGGGATTGGTACCAGGCTGGAAATAAACCATAAAGGTCCTGCGTTTGTTGGAGAAACATTAAGCATAGAAGCTACTGTTGAGCGCATTGAGAAAAATGAGTTGCTCTGTTCATACATTGCACGTGTGGGTGACAGACTGGTTGCCGAAGGAGTGACCGGTCAAAAAGTACTGCCTAAAAAGAAGATTAAAGAAATATTTGAGAAGGCAGCAGATGTATAA
- the smpB gene encoding SsrA-binding protein SmpB gives MAKEKSRFSNNINIKNRKARHEYEFVDTYVAGVALKGTEIKSIREGKVNLMDGYCYFNRGELYVKGIHISPYAQGSFYNHETTRERKLLLHKRELTKLESQINEKGLTIIPSRLFINDRGLAKLEIAVAKGKKLHDKRDSIKEKDVKRELERIKY, from the coding sequence ATGGCGAAAGAAAAGTCAAGATTTTCAAATAATATTAATATAAAGAATCGAAAAGCTCGACATGAATATGAGTTTGTGGACACGTATGTGGCCGGAGTTGCCCTCAAGGGTACTGAGATAAAATCAATAAGAGAAGGTAAGGTAAACCTGATGGATGGCTATTGCTATTTCAACCGGGGAGAGCTTTACGTTAAAGGAATTCATATTTCTCCTTACGCTCAGGGATCGTTTTATAATCATGAGACTACCCGTGAAAGAAAGCTGCTGTTGCATAAAAGAGAGCTTACGAAGTTGGAAAGTCAGATTAATGAAAAGGGATTGACCATTATACCATCACGTCTTTTTATTAATGATCGTGGACTGGCTAAGCTGGAAATAGCGGTTGCCAAGGGTAAGAAGCTTCATGACAAAAGAGACAGCATCAAGGAAAAAGATGTTAAACGCGAACTTGAACGTATTAAGTACTAA
- a CDS encoding C40 family peptidase → MEIDEKGICRLSVIPVRAHASDKSEQVTQLLFGDHYTINQVSEDRKWLRIEMYFDKYIGWIDVKQHYAISEAYFNQINGADYKICTDLTSSILYNKHHISIVIGSILPISTNELFKMEEQLAFNGDSKSLSQKREYEYLKQIAKKYLNAPYAWGGRSPFGIDCSGLVQNVFRICGYALPRDASQQVRSGVAVASTDESMPGDLAFFSGENGNITHVGIVLEDGQIIHASGRVRIDNLDTRGIVDAQSGQVTHIFSTLRRVIKE, encoded by the coding sequence ATGGAAATAGATGAGAAAGGTATTTGCCGCCTGAGTGTAATTCCGGTGAGGGCGCATGCCAGTGATAAATCAGAACAGGTTACACAGCTATTGTTTGGCGACCATTATACGATTAACCAGGTTTCGGAAGACAGGAAATGGTTGAGAATAGAAATGTATTTTGATAAATACATAGGCTGGATAGATGTAAAACAACATTATGCCATTTCTGAAGCATATTTCAACCAAATCAATGGTGCGGATTACAAGATATGCACTGACCTGACTTCAAGCATACTTTATAATAAGCATCATATCAGTATAGTGATTGGCAGTATTCTGCCTATATCCACCAACGAACTCTTTAAAATGGAAGAGCAGCTGGCTTTTAACGGCGATAGCAAAAGTCTGAGCCAGAAACGGGAATATGAATATCTTAAACAGATAGCCAAGAAGTATCTCAATGCTCCGTATGCCTGGGGAGGTCGCTCTCCGTTTGGAATAGACTGCTCAGGCCTGGTGCAGAATGTTTTCCGTATATGCGGCTATGCTTTGCCTCGTGATGCATCTCAGCAGGTACGTAGCGGAGTGGCTGTAGCTTCTACGGATGAAAGTATGCCCGGGGACCTTGCGTTTTTTTCAGGAGAAAATGGAAATATCACACACGTGGGTATTGTGCTGGAAGATGGTCAGATTATCCATGCCTCGGGCAGAGTCAGGATCGACAACCTGGACACAAGAGGCATAGTGGATGCGCAGTCAGGACAGGTGACGCATATCTTCTCAACGCTCAGAAGGGTCATTAAAGAATAA
- a CDS encoding HNH endonuclease has translation MNRKVLVLNQDNSPISVCTVQRAFLLTYLRKTELVEAANGYKINSVSQSFPMPSVIRLTKYVNVPYKGVALTRQNVFKRDNFSCQYCGTDRELTLDHVTPRSKGGRSAWNNLVTACKRCNARKGDNTPDEAGIKLRIKPFRPTYVMFLRDFSGFHCDEWKPYLNGKRSFV, from the coding sequence ATGAACCGCAAGGTATTGGTATTGAATCAGGACAACAGCCCCATATCGGTTTGCACGGTTCAGCGTGCTTTTTTACTGACCTATCTCAGAAAAACTGAGCTGGTAGAGGCTGCTAATGGATACAAAATAAACTCTGTATCCCAGAGCTTTCCTATGCCTTCGGTGATCAGGCTCACCAAATATGTTAATGTCCCTTATAAAGGAGTGGCGCTTACGAGGCAAAATGTATTCAAGCGCGATAACTTCTCCTGCCAGTATTGCGGTACCGACCGGGAGCTCACACTGGATCATGTTACACCCAGGTCTAAAGGGGGAAGATCAGCCTGGAATAACCTCGTAACTGCTTGTAAAAGATGTAATGCACGTAAAGGAGATAATACACCAGATGAAGCAGGGATTAAATTACGCATAAAGCCCTTCCGGCCTACCTATGTGATGTTTCTCAGGGACTTTTCGGGCTTCCATTGTGACGAGTGGAAGCCTTATCTGAACGGGAAGAGGAGTTTTGTTTGA
- a CDS encoding sensor histidine kinase, with protein sequence MGFKDFRLRVAFRVVLIGITMSLFAYSAQYEKMIITTGLLVIVILIELFELYRFISRTNRKLTRFLESVKYSDFVSGFSADNKLGQSFKDLNLAFNEVLEAFRKARAEKEEHLQYLNTIVEHVSTGLMSFDDEGNVGLMNATAKKFLKVDRLRNIDELIEKQSRLYKALFDLPPGKSTLFRIEGDIQLAIHATELILRAKKLKLVALQNIQPELQKKELEAWQNLTKVLRHEIMNSITPIASLTSTMKDILIEDLDEVNGKYELNEEAVEDLQDGLGTIESRSQGLIRFIDAYRDYTSIPLPKIRPVKIAHLLEHVSQLMKVELRRAKIDFSCEMSHPELELNIDEELIEQVLINLLKNAIEAVEETENPCIELNTHTNMEGGTKITVTDNGQGIIMEALDQIFIPFYSTKKRGSGIGLSLSRQIMQLHNGTLTVESDPEKFTTFTLSF encoded by the coding sequence ATGGGCTTTAAAGATTTCCGGCTTCGTGTAGCGTTCAGGGTGGTCCTTATCGGTATCACCATGTCGTTGTTTGCGTACTCTGCTCAATATGAAAAAATGATAATTACCACGGGCCTGCTGGTCATCGTGATCCTTATTGAGCTATTTGAGCTGTACCGTTTCATATCCAGGACCAACAGGAAGCTTACCAGGTTTCTCGAGTCAGTTAAATATTCCGATTTTGTATCAGGCTTCTCTGCTGATAATAAATTAGGGCAAAGCTTCAAAGACCTTAACCTTGCTTTTAATGAAGTACTCGAGGCATTTAGAAAGGCCCGTGCGGAAAAAGAAGAGCATCTGCAGTACCTTAATACCATCGTTGAGCATGTGAGTACAGGCCTGATGTCTTTTGATGATGAAGGTAATGTTGGCCTCATGAATGCCACCGCAAAAAAATTCCTGAAAGTCGACAGGCTTCGTAATATAGACGAGCTGATAGAAAAGCAGTCAAGGCTCTACAAAGCACTGTTTGATCTGCCACCAGGCAAAAGTACACTCTTCAGGATTGAGGGTGACATCCAATTGGCAATACATGCCACAGAGCTTATCCTGAGAGCCAAGAAACTCAAGCTTGTTGCTTTGCAGAACATTCAGCCAGAACTCCAAAAGAAAGAGTTAGAAGCCTGGCAAAACCTGACTAAGGTACTTCGCCATGAAATTATGAATTCTATCACTCCCATTGCCTCACTGACTTCAACTATGAAAGACATACTCATTGAAGATCTGGATGAGGTCAACGGAAAGTATGAGCTAAACGAGGAGGCAGTGGAAGACTTGCAAGATGGCTTGGGAACTATTGAAAGCAGAAGCCAGGGGCTTATCCGGTTTATTGATGCATACAGGGATTACACATCTATACCGCTTCCCAAAATAAGGCCTGTCAAGATAGCTCACCTCCTGGAGCACGTTTCTCAACTCATGAAGGTGGAGCTGCGACGCGCCAAAATAGACTTCTCCTGCGAAATGAGTCATCCAGAATTAGAACTCAATATAGACGAAGAGCTGATCGAGCAGGTACTGATCAATTTATTGAAAAATGCTATTGAAGCCGTTGAGGAAACAGAAAACCCGTGTATTGAACTTAACACACACACTAATATGGAAGGTGGCACTAAAATCACCGTTACTGACAACGGACAGGGAATAATTATGGAAGCCCTTGATCAGATATTCATTCCCTTCTATTCTACAAAGAAAAGAGGATCAGGAATTGGCCTAAGCCTCTCCAGACAGATCATGCAGCTACACAATGGCACACTTACTGTGGAATCAGATCCTGAAAAGTTTACTACTTTTACATTATCTTTTTGA
- a CDS encoding sigma-54-dependent transcriptional regulator, translating to MVEKNSKTGKILIVDDNEDLLKAAKIFLKRHFQQVDLEKNPEAIPTLLNNENYDVILLDMNFTKDVSSGKEGYYWLEKILETDPSAVVVLITAYGDVQMAVKAIKAGATDFVLKPWENEKLLATLFSAMRLRETRLEVEDLKTRQKEINRQINNKYHDIIGQSAAIHKVFETIDRVAATDANVLILGENGTGKELVARAIHKNSGRKDQVFVNVDLGSVSETLFESELFGHKKGAFTDAKEDRSGRFEVANGGTLFLDEIGNLSMPLQAKLLTVLQNRKVSRVGSNKETNIDIRLVCATNMPLYDMVKENKFRQDLLYRINTIEIELPPLRDRLEDIPLLANHFLEHYSKKYNKPVSKISDAAISRMQKHSWPGNIREIQHAIERAVIMSNSLVLQPEDFNLNAQPHATAEGDNVMLDQFKLEDVEKILIRKVLKKYNGNITQAASELGLTRSSLYRRLEKYGL from the coding sequence ATGGTAGAAAAGAACAGCAAAACAGGAAAAATACTGATAGTAGACGACAATGAAGATCTTTTAAAAGCAGCCAAAATTTTTCTAAAAAGACATTTTCAGCAAGTAGATCTGGAAAAGAACCCGGAAGCGATACCTACTCTGCTCAATAACGAAAACTATGACGTAATCCTGCTCGACATGAACTTCACGAAAGATGTGAGCAGTGGTAAGGAGGGCTATTACTGGCTGGAAAAAATACTGGAAACTGATCCTTCGGCGGTGGTGGTACTCATCACTGCCTATGGCGATGTGCAAATGGCTGTTAAAGCTATTAAAGCCGGAGCCACTGATTTTGTGCTCAAGCCATGGGAAAATGAAAAGCTGCTTGCCACACTGTTCTCTGCCATGAGATTAAGAGAAACGCGGCTCGAGGTAGAAGATCTCAAAACAAGGCAAAAAGAAATCAACCGGCAGATCAACAATAAGTACCATGATATTATAGGCCAAAGCGCTGCAATACACAAAGTATTTGAAACCATAGACAGGGTAGCTGCCACAGATGCCAATGTGCTGATCCTGGGTGAGAATGGCACGGGGAAAGAGTTGGTAGCCAGGGCAATTCATAAAAATTCTGGCAGAAAGGATCAGGTATTTGTCAATGTAGACCTTGGGTCCGTAAGTGAAACACTCTTTGAAAGCGAACTGTTTGGTCATAAAAAAGGTGCATTTACAGATGCCAAGGAAGACAGGTCCGGCCGCTTCGAGGTTGCAAACGGGGGAACGCTCTTTCTTGATGAAATTGGCAACTTATCCATGCCCCTGCAGGCCAAGTTACTCACAGTACTCCAAAACAGGAAGGTGAGCCGCGTAGGGTCCAACAAAGAAACCAATATTGATATTCGCCTGGTATGTGCCACCAACATGCCGTTATACGACATGGTCAAGGAGAATAAGTTCAGACAGGATTTGCTTTACAGGATCAATACCATTGAGATCGAACTTCCACCACTCAGAGACAGACTGGAGGATATACCTTTACTAGCCAATCACTTCCTTGAGCATTACAGCAAAAAATACAACAAACCAGTGAGTAAGATCAGTGATGCAGCCATTAGCAGAATGCAAAAACATAGCTGGCCGGGCAATATCAGGGAGATCCAGCATGCCATAGAACGGGCCGTAATTATGAGCAACTCACTGGTGCTTCAGCCCGAAGACTTCAACCTGAATGCCCAACCCCACGCTACTGCGGAAGGTGACAACGTCATGCTGGACCAATTTAAGCTAGAAGATGTAGAAAAAATACTGATCCGCAAGGTGCTTAAGAAATACAATGGTAATATTACACAGGCAGCGTCAGAGCTTGGGCTTACGCGCTCATCATTGTATCGCAGACTAGAGAAATATGGGCTTTAA
- a CDS encoding HlyD family secretion protein → MDRKIKKKTWTFKRIATILGAVAVVGFMAYLLFFADRRSRLNVEKEKLTIANVKRGVFLEFIPQTGTVEPSVTFYLDAIEGGTIKKVHAESGAMLNKGDLIVELSNLNRELSVLTQEASLNESINRLRQTRLQLEQNDLQQQQTLALIDNQIEKLEPQYKRQKMLFEKKLISKQEFEQTQADYEYNLKRREITYASYRNDSISRIRQLGQLNTSERRMTQSLEGVGQILDNLIIKSPIEGQLSTQPLFEGQAVNPGQRLGQVDKVGSYKVRVPIDELYLPRISTGLSATTTFAGKDYRLKITYIYPTITNGRFEVDMEFDGEAPEGIKKGTIPEIENRTRSVF, encoded by the coding sequence ATGGATAGAAAAATTAAAAAGAAGACCTGGACTTTTAAGCGCATTGCAACCATACTTGGTGCAGTAGCCGTGGTAGGATTTATGGCATACCTGCTATTTTTTGCCGATAGAAGGTCCCGCCTGAATGTGGAAAAGGAAAAATTAACCATTGCTAATGTTAAGCGAGGTGTCTTTCTTGAGTTTATACCGCAGACAGGTACTGTAGAGCCAAGTGTCACTTTTTACCTGGATGCCATTGAAGGTGGAACCATCAAGAAGGTCCATGCCGAAAGCGGTGCCATGCTGAATAAAGGTGATTTAATTGTTGAACTTTCGAACCTCAACAGGGAGTTAAGTGTGTTAACACAGGAGGCGAGTCTGAATGAAAGTATAAACAGACTCAGACAGACAAGGCTGCAACTGGAGCAAAATGACCTTCAGCAACAGCAAACGCTGGCTTTAATCGATAATCAAATTGAGAAACTTGAGCCGCAGTACAAGAGGCAAAAGATGCTGTTTGAAAAAAAGCTTATCTCCAAGCAAGAGTTTGAGCAGACTCAGGCAGACTATGAATATAACCTCAAAAGAAGGGAAATCACCTATGCCAGCTACAGAAATGACTCGATTTCCAGGATTAGACAGCTTGGTCAGCTCAATACTTCCGAAAGAAGAATGACACAGAGCCTTGAAGGCGTAGGCCAGATATTGGACAACCTGATTATCAAATCACCTATCGAAGGTCAGTTATCTACACAGCCATTATTTGAAGGTCAGGCTGTTAATCCGGGCCAAAGACTAGGTCAGGTGGATAAAGTGGGAAGCTACAAAGTAAGAGTACCTATAGACGAGCTCTATCTGCCTAGAATCTCAACAGGACTTAGCGCAACTACAACCTTTGCCGGCAAGGATTATCGCTTGAAAATAACGTATATTTATCCTACGATTACCAATGGCAGGTTTGAAGTAGACATGGAGTTTGACGGTGAAGCGCCTGAGGGGATAAAAAAGGGGACAATCCCTGAGATTGAGAATCGAACTCGGTCAGTCTTCTGA
- a CDS encoding ABC transporter ATP-binding protein: protein MIKIKNLQKVYTTDEVETTALNSINIEIKEGEFVAIMGPSGCGKSTLLNILGLLDNPSDGEYYFGEHEVSHYSERQRAQLRKGSIGFVFQSFNLIDELTVFENVELPLLYLKVPSAERKQRVEEVLERMNIMHRRNHFPQQLSGGQQQRVAIARAIVAKPKVILADEPTGNLDSANGEEVMKLLAELNEEGTTIIMVTHSPYDANYAHRIINLFDGKVVTENIKEQFHI, encoded by the coding sequence ATGATAAAAATCAAAAATCTACAAAAGGTTTATACTACAGATGAGGTAGAAACAACCGCTCTGAATAGTATAAACATTGAAATCAAAGAAGGAGAGTTCGTAGCCATTATGGGCCCTTCCGGATGTGGAAAGTCTACGCTGCTAAACATCCTGGGACTGTTGGACAATCCTTCTGATGGTGAATACTACTTCGGAGAGCACGAGGTGTCGCACTACTCTGAGCGTCAGCGTGCGCAACTTCGCAAAGGCTCAATTGGTTTCGTGTTCCAAAGCTTCAACCTTATTGATGAGTTGACTGTATTTGAAAACGTGGAGCTCCCTTTACTGTACCTGAAAGTTCCTTCAGCAGAAAGAAAACAAAGAGTAGAAGAAGTGTTGGAACGAATGAATATCATGCACAGAAGAAACCACTTTCCTCAGCAACTCTCAGGAGGGCAGCAACAGAGGGTGGCAATAGCCCGTGCTATTGTAGCCAAGCCGAAAGTAATCCTTGCTGATGAGCCTACAGGTAACCTTGACTCTGCCAATGGAGAGGAAGTAATGAAGCTTTTGGCCGAATTGAATGAAGAAGGAACAACTATCATCATGGTAACTCACTCTCCTTATGATGCCAATTACGCCCACAGGATCATTAACCTGTTTGACGGTAAGGTGGTAACGGAGAATATCAAGGAGCAATTCCATATTTAA
- a CDS encoding DUF3103 family protein, translated as MMKKILSVLSIGLYLIVFTACEENEVTPDPVNQDQNPSLDAVAQNIADLLSEGESFDNFTAILEQQTVGIKLAEVLTRIDADSKEGSTFSNLKASAQFYDDQLKTNEAPEVVEIPEVWLYKPAGTNSVNRQDVLVAYPPAGKEDDWTKVKAYTLDKKVVYLDPNAEPDVPVIVVDNHGFEAFKVEVSYINKQLQQAGFQKKMISSNTKGRAAAAGLETTKLDKIRLNDDEEPWISGSAEVYAVTSGIRNSSNQAEVAVIPMYYLDKEDKDYYPNQVMLFWDDYAYQAANIQLFEKDDNHNYQDMVSMLVKELTALAGTLSGHTWITALGVIGAAIVDALPASFWTNDDDYVDSFYTIEKNRSYTNYYGARGNAKVNMSPYFIPAN; from the coding sequence ATGATGAAAAAAATTTTATCAGTGTTATCTATTGGACTTTACTTGATTGTATTCACGGCGTGTGAGGAAAATGAGGTAACGCCAGATCCTGTAAACCAGGACCAGAACCCATCACTCGACGCCGTGGCGCAAAACATTGCTGACCTGTTAAGCGAAGGTGAATCTTTTGACAATTTTACTGCCATACTCGAACAGCAAACCGTGGGTATTAAATTGGCAGAAGTACTCACAAGGATCGATGCAGATTCAAAAGAGGGTTCAACCTTCTCAAACCTAAAGGCCTCAGCCCAGTTTTATGATGACCAGTTAAAAACCAATGAAGCCCCTGAGGTAGTGGAGATCCCCGAAGTATGGCTTTACAAGCCTGCTGGCACGAATTCCGTAAACAGGCAAGATGTACTGGTGGCTTACCCTCCTGCAGGCAAAGAGGATGACTGGACAAAAGTAAAGGCCTATACGCTTGACAAAAAAGTAGTTTATCTCGATCCTAACGCAGAGCCGGATGTTCCTGTAATTGTAGTGGACAATCATGGTTTTGAGGCCTTTAAAGTTGAGGTGAGCTACATCAACAAACAATTGCAGCAGGCGGGTTTCCAGAAGAAGATGATCTCTTCTAATACTAAAGGAAGAGCTGCCGCAGCCGGACTGGAAACAACAAAGCTGGACAAAATCAGGCTTAATGATGATGAAGAACCCTGGATAAGTGGTTCTGCCGAAGTATATGCAGTAACTTCAGGAATAAGAAACAGCAGCAATCAGGCAGAAGTGGCCGTGATACCTATGTATTATCTGGACAAGGAGGATAAGGATTACTACCCTAACCAGGTGATGCTTTTCTGGGATGATTACGCATATCAGGCCGCTAACATTCAGCTTTTTGAAAAAGATGATAACCACAACTACCAGGATATGGTGTCCATGCTTGTTAAAGAGCTTACTGCATTAGCAGGAACGTTGAGTGGCCACACCTGGATTACTGCTTTGGGAGTCATAGGTGCCGCCATAGTTGATGCTCTGCCTGCCAGCTTCTGGACCAATGACGACGACTATGTTGACTCTTTCTACACCATTGAAAAGAACAGAAGTTACACTAATTATTATGGTGCAAGAGGAAATGCAAAAGTTAATATGAGTCCTTATTTTATACCTGCCAATTAA